A section of the Paenibacillus odorifer genome encodes:
- a CDS encoding copper amine oxidase N-terminal domain-containing protein yields the protein MKKLWISILVGLLVLPMMFQSSVKAATAPISIFIDGVRLSTDQAPVMVNGRTMVPLRAIFEAFNASIKWNQKTQTVTATKDDTTIMLKIGSKTATINNKAVTLDVPGQNLKGRTMVPTRFVSEALGHDVGWNPSTKVVTITTSGSKTGTVNPASNVQLKDVSDNGDGRDLQVSFTQSSNEALVDHYRVMIVKAWSTFNISSAQKVTSANYSTVLARGTNPTIRMTANSRDVDGDLIKGNQTYVAYVFAVGKGNNTSALSYSSATISLNTNTVVVAPSNVQVSDVSDYSDGRDLAVSFNKVSDESKVSSYRIFVVKATNYSSFNLAAANAVSSSNYTQVNKTGSNITQILSSGARDVDGALIKTGVGYRVFVMGVDSGSNTANNLLSAASSAITLSSVNVSNLSVSDVSDFGDGRDLKVSFNHATDETYISQYRILVVPTAYSNNFSLSEANNVSSSYYTTVSTTGSSTSQVLASSARDVRGNLIKNGTPYRVYVLTIGSGKNLGTNILSTDSTLITLAVDYNVSAVYNLDVSDVNDYDDGRDLRVSFDHATNETYISQYRILVVPTSYYNSFSLSDANNVYSSNYTAVSTTGSSTNQVLTSSSRDVRGNLIKSGINYRVYVLTVGSGNYSGSNILSSGSQLITLNVDYRLTPISSLDVRDVNDYEDGRDLKVSFNHATDETYISQYRILIVPTSYYSSFSLTQANAVSSSNYTAVGTSGNNTSQVLDSSARDVNGNLIKSGISYRVYVLTIGSGKYSGTNVLSSESNAITLSTKLPVTSVTNVTYSVDEGKILVSFNRSSNESNISEYRILVVPSKQGFGSAEAIEVKSSYYTSITPNGTNPTIVASRRDVNGALIVKGVKYKVYVLAVANNNGVQSGGLSDSTEEIEI from the coding sequence GTGAAGAAGTTATGGATTTCTATTTTAGTGGGCTTATTAGTTTTGCCGATGATGTTTCAATCTTCAGTGAAAGCTGCTACTGCGCCCATCAGTATTTTTATTGACGGGGTTCGATTGTCCACAGATCAAGCACCGGTGATGGTGAATGGACGGACAATGGTACCCTTACGGGCAATTTTTGAAGCCTTTAATGCCTCTATCAAGTGGAATCAGAAAACACAAACTGTAACAGCAACTAAAGATGATACAACGATTATGTTAAAGATTGGCTCAAAGACAGCCACGATTAACAATAAAGCTGTAACTCTAGATGTGCCTGGTCAGAATTTGAAAGGGAGAACGATGGTTCCTACACGGTTTGTCAGTGAGGCACTGGGTCATGATGTGGGTTGGAACCCAAGCACCAAAGTAGTGACCATAACGACTTCCGGCAGTAAAACTGGAACTGTAAATCCGGCATCGAATGTACAGTTGAAGGATGTAAGTGATAACGGTGACGGCCGTGATCTTCAGGTCAGCTTCACCCAATCTTCTAATGAAGCTCTTGTGGATCATTACCGGGTAATGATTGTAAAGGCTTGGAGCACTTTTAATATCTCATCTGCACAAAAGGTTACATCCGCCAATTATTCTACTGTTTTAGCTAGAGGCACTAATCCTACGATTAGAATGACCGCAAATTCAAGGGATGTTGATGGTGACCTCATTAAAGGTAATCAGACCTATGTAGCTTATGTTTTTGCAGTGGGCAAAGGCAATAATACCAGCGCTCTTTCGTATAGTTCTGCGACTATATCGCTTAATACTAATACCGTAGTCGTTGCCCCAAGTAATGTACAAGTAAGTGATGTGAGCGATTATAGTGATGGCCGCGATTTAGCCGTAAGTTTTAATAAGGTATCGGATGAATCCAAGGTGAGTTCTTACCGGATATTTGTAGTCAAAGCTACTAATTATTCTTCTTTTAATTTGGCGGCAGCAAATGCTGTTAGCAGTTCAAATTACACACAGGTCAACAAAACAGGCTCCAATATTACCCAGATCTTATCGTCTGGAGCGAGGGATGTGGATGGTGCCCTCATTAAGACGGGAGTTGGTTACCGTGTGTTTGTTATGGGGGTAGATAGTGGCAGTAATACAGCCAATAATTTATTGTCTGCTGCTTCATCTGCGATTACGCTGTCCTCGGTCAATGTTTCTAATTTAAGTGTAAGCGACGTTAGTGACTTTGGAGATGGCCGGGATTTAAAAGTATCCTTTAACCACGCTACAGATGAAACGTATATCAGCCAGTACCGGATTCTAGTTGTGCCTACAGCTTATTCCAACAACTTTAGTTTATCTGAGGCGAATAATGTCTCCAGCTCTTACTACACAACGGTGAGCACAACAGGATCTAGCACCAGTCAAGTGTTAGCCTCATCTGCAAGAGACGTGCGTGGTAATTTGATTAAGAATGGAACACCTTACAGAGTGTATGTGTTAACGATTGGAAGCGGGAAGAATTTGGGCACCAACATTCTCTCAACGGATTCAACATTAATTACGTTGGCTGTGGACTACAATGTGAGTGCTGTCTACAATTTGGATGTAAGCGACGTAAATGACTATGATGATGGCCGGGATTTAAGAGTATCCTTTGACCACGCTACGAATGAAACGTATATTAGCCAGTATCGAATCCTGGTTGTACCTACTTCCTATTACAACAGCTTCAGTTTATCTGACGCCAATAATGTGTACAGTTCCAACTACACAGCAGTGAGCACAACAGGATCCAGCACCAATCAAGTGTTAACCTCGTCATCAAGGGACGTGCGCGGTAACCTGATAAAGAGTGGAATCAATTACAGAGTGTACGTGTTAACGGTCGGAAGCGGGAATTACTCGGGCAGCAATATTCTTTCTTCTGGTTCACAGTTAATTACGTTGAATGTAGATTACAGATTGACTCCTATTTCGAGCTTGGATGTAAGGGACGTTAATGATTACGAAGACGGCCGGGATTTAAAAGTATCCTTTAACCATGCCACGGATGAAACGTACATCAGCCAGTATCGAATCCTGATTGTTCCTACTTCCTATTACAGCAGCTTTAGTTTAACCCAGGCGAATGCTGTTTCGAGCTCCAATTACACTGCGGTAGGCACTTCAGGAAATAACACCAGTCAAGTCTTGGATTCTTCAGCCAGAGACGTAAACGGAAATTTAATAAAGAGTGGAATCAGTTACAGAGTGTATGTGTTAACGATTGGCAGCGGCAAGTACTCAGGCACTAATGTGTTGTCCTCAGAGTCGAATGCCATCACTTTATCCACTAAGCTGCCGGTAACCTCTGTCACTAATGTAACGTACAGTGTGGATGAGGGTAAAATACTAGTAAGTTTCAACCGTTCCTCTAACGAGTCTAACATTTCGGAATATCGAATCCTGGTGGTTCCGTCCAAACAAGGTTTTGGATCAGCGGAAGCAATTGAGGTGAAATCCTCGTATTATACGTCGATAACGCCTAACGGAACGAATCCTACAATTGTAGCCTCGAGAAGAGATGTTAATGGTGCATTAATTGTTAAGGGTGTTAAATATAAAGTATATGTTCTTGCGGTAGCCAATAACAATGGCGTGCAGAGTGGTGGTCTTTCGGATTCAACGGAAGAGATTGAAATATAA
- a CDS encoding peptidoglycan D,D-transpeptidase FtsI family protein — protein MRLFDRKSVQDGSKTINNSGELRINIFFFSTFIIFCVIILRLAVLQFVEGPTLSEAEANRDTKIVALSALRGNILAADGEKLAYSTPVQSLYLTLDKEYTATKTDKTTKKVTLTAEANNKSKALASKLAEAFETYGDPNEKKLTTEEILESMDLYSKKLSGYVARRIKSGLTKKEIAYFLEHKNEYPNLEVIEESSRHYDTDTVAVQAVGYVKFFKSSTSLDLYKDVLQAMKNNQNPGLNYKEDELVGFDGLELQYQKELRGQNGYKEVSVDPQNMAEKIVSIEPPVKGSTIWTTLNKKIQLKTEEAIKDQIQWLHSHTVQGETHPDALTGYAVAMEVDTGNVIAMASIPDYDTNNWATGSISPEVYKKIEKHYQNGTITPYSSGRSGHNFESTVLLGSTIKPLSVLIGLKEGFISTSSTYQDKGITSFGREGHETNVRNSSNHVYGSLYPYTAIEKSSNVYMVDMIGKKLYEKYKSKGIGVWDTYMKEFGLGVPTGIGLPREYLGDLNYKAEAKAGSVQSALVYASFGQQGRYTVLQLAQYAATLANEGQRIKPQLVSKITDSKGKVIKEFKREVLDEVTTFDKSYWREIKKGMNSDVKSAFGDFPYDFARKTGTSQQTDSKNINRDNGVFIAFAPRENPKLAVAVVIPEGGFGSSSAAPVARKIFDAYDWEYGLDGIPKKNVDKSISE, from the coding sequence GTGAGGCTTTTCGACAGAAAAAGTGTACAAGACGGAAGCAAAACTATTAACAACTCTGGCGAATTAAGAATCAATATTTTTTTCTTTAGCACTTTTATTATTTTTTGTGTAATTATCCTACGCCTTGCGGTCTTGCAATTTGTCGAAGGACCTACGTTATCTGAAGCTGAGGCTAACCGGGATACGAAAATAGTGGCATTATCGGCATTGAGAGGGAATATCCTCGCCGCTGATGGTGAGAAATTGGCATACTCAACGCCCGTTCAATCTTTGTACCTTACTTTGGATAAGGAATATACCGCAACAAAAACAGATAAAACTACGAAAAAAGTTACCTTAACTGCTGAGGCAAATAATAAATCAAAGGCACTCGCCAGCAAGTTAGCAGAAGCCTTCGAAACTTATGGTGATCCTAATGAGAAAAAACTAACCACAGAAGAGATCCTTGAGTCTATGGATTTATATTCAAAAAAACTCTCTGGTTATGTAGCGCGAAGAATTAAATCAGGTTTAACTAAGAAAGAAATCGCTTATTTTTTAGAACACAAAAACGAATATCCAAACCTTGAAGTGATAGAGGAAAGCAGCAGACATTATGATACCGATACGGTGGCTGTACAAGCTGTTGGCTACGTGAAATTTTTCAAATCCTCTACTAGTTTAGATCTTTATAAGGATGTACTTCAGGCGATGAAAAATAACCAGAACCCTGGACTTAACTATAAAGAGGATGAGCTAGTAGGCTTTGATGGCTTGGAGCTGCAATACCAGAAGGAGCTTCGGGGACAGAATGGTTATAAGGAAGTTTCCGTAGATCCGCAGAATATGGCAGAAAAAATTGTCAGTATTGAACCCCCGGTCAAAGGAAGCACTATCTGGACTACCCTTAATAAAAAAATTCAGCTAAAGACCGAAGAAGCCATTAAAGATCAGATTCAGTGGTTGCATTCACACACCGTTCAGGGAGAAACACATCCTGATGCTTTAACAGGTTACGCTGTAGCCATGGAAGTGGATACAGGTAATGTTATTGCTATGGCAAGCATACCTGACTATGATACCAACAACTGGGCTACGGGTTCGATCTCTCCAGAGGTGTATAAAAAAATTGAAAAGCATTACCAAAATGGAACGATAACTCCATACTCATCGGGAAGATCAGGGCATAATTTTGAATCTACCGTGCTGCTCGGTTCGACCATAAAACCATTGAGTGTGTTAATTGGCTTAAAAGAGGGCTTTATAAGTACTTCTTCTACTTATCAAGATAAGGGGATCACCTCATTTGGTAGAGAAGGACATGAGACTAATGTAAGGAACTCATCCAATCATGTATACGGCTCTTTGTACCCTTATACAGCCATTGAAAAATCTTCAAACGTATATATGGTTGATATGATCGGGAAAAAATTGTACGAAAAATACAAGTCTAAGGGCATTGGGGTATGGGACACATATATGAAAGAATTCGGTCTGGGTGTTCCAACAGGGATAGGTTTACCAAGGGAATACTTGGGTGATTTGAATTATAAAGCTGAAGCTAAAGCGGGTTCAGTTCAGTCGGCACTTGTTTATGCTTCTTTTGGGCAGCAGGGACGTTATACCGTTCTACAGTTGGCGCAATATGCGGCTACACTAGCCAATGAAGGGCAACGAATCAAGCCACAGCTAGTAAGCAAGATCACGGACTCCAAAGGTAAAGTTATCAAAGAATTCAAACGAGAAGTGCTTGATGAAGTGACTACTTTCGATAAATCCTATTGGCGGGAGATAAAGAAAGGGATGAACAGTGACGTTAAAAGTGCCTTCGGTGATTTCCCCTATGATTTTGCACGTAAAACAGGGACTTCACAACAGACGGATAGTAAAAACATAAACCGTGATAACGGAGTGTTTATAGCTTTTGCACCACGTGAAAATCCAAAACTTGCTGTAGCTGTAGTTATTCCTGAAGGCGGATTTGGATCTAGTAGTGCAGCACCTGTAGCGAGAAAAATTTTTGATGCTTATGATTGGGAGTACGGATTGGATGGAATTCCGAAGAAAAATGTGGATAAAAGTATCAGCGAATAA
- a CDS encoding iron ABC transporter permease: MNEKSSKEASIGMNWRIIGIFGGGFAVLFILFVLSLGFGEAKIPAVTVIDGLLNRQDIMEHNLLWGIRMPRTVIGLLAGAALAVAGALLQTITKNPLASSDTLGINAGAYFMVVLGMVAFPALQHEFPFLLAVAGGLLAALAAYLLSGGKAATPVRLALSGMIVSMVLGAFTSAIHIFKRTETQNLFLWGSGSLIQLDWDGVIYAWPFVVVLLLAAIFAGRQFDALELDESTARSLGQRVGLIRATGLGLSVLMAAVVVSVVGPIGFVGLVAPHLVRLSGIRKHRLLIPASALWGALLITAADTLARVVRSSVGEMPVGAVMAIIGAPWLIWLVLTKMKNISGSGSGQSSMSIGGAGLRLRFVPTAIVMTVLLIVIILVSLSFGGTKIPISELLSSLFHRGDQSYSVLLNLRLPRTLVAAAGGIALAISGVLIQSAVRNPLADASIIGVTSGAGFGALAVMTVWPALTVFAVPLAAIVGGALAAAFVFFMAWRRSLNPSVLILLGIAVSAIASAGIQVMIVKGSLWSSSSLIWLTGSTYGRSWNQFYILFVFLLVLVPIAYYLGRKCDLLAFGDESSTGLGLPVRGTRLWAMIIGVLLAAGAVASVGTIGFLGLMAPHAVRMMIGHHTRRSIVLSGLLGGLMLVIADTLGRTIMAPKEIPSGLIIMLIGAPYFLFLMYRSQVRKV; the protein is encoded by the coding sequence ATGAACGAAAAGAGTAGCAAAGAAGCCTCTATCGGAATGAACTGGCGGATCATTGGAATATTTGGGGGCGGCTTTGCCGTCCTCTTCATTCTGTTCGTTTTAAGTTTAGGCTTTGGGGAAGCAAAGATCCCTGCAGTTACTGTAATAGATGGCTTGCTGAATCGCCAAGATATAATGGAACATAATCTGCTCTGGGGTATCCGCATGCCACGTACAGTTATTGGTCTGCTGGCCGGGGCTGCTCTGGCTGTGGCTGGCGCATTATTGCAAACTATAACGAAAAACCCGCTTGCTTCCTCAGATACACTTGGGATTAATGCCGGGGCATACTTTATGGTCGTTCTTGGTATGGTAGCTTTTCCTGCTTTGCAGCATGAATTTCCATTTTTGCTGGCAGTTGCAGGGGGACTGCTTGCTGCTTTAGCCGCTTATTTACTGAGTGGAGGCAAGGCAGCCACACCTGTTCGGCTGGCTTTATCAGGTATGATCGTCTCCATGGTGCTCGGAGCGTTTACATCGGCCATACATATTTTTAAAAGAACTGAAACACAAAATCTGTTTTTATGGGGTTCTGGTTCCCTAATCCAGTTGGATTGGGACGGTGTTATATATGCCTGGCCTTTTGTCGTAGTGCTGCTATTGGCAGCGATATTTGCCGGCAGACAATTTGATGCGCTGGAGCTCGATGAGTCAACTGCCCGTTCACTTGGACAGCGAGTAGGGTTAATTCGGGCGACGGGTCTTGGCCTATCGGTATTAATGGCTGCGGTTGTAGTCAGCGTGGTTGGACCGATTGGCTTCGTCGGCTTAGTGGCTCCCCATCTTGTCCGGCTTAGCGGGATCCGCAAACATCGCCTGCTCATTCCTGCAAGCGCATTGTGGGGAGCACTGCTCATCACGGCAGCGGATACGCTTGCGCGTGTAGTGCGAAGCAGTGTGGGTGAAATGCCTGTTGGTGCAGTTATGGCGATTATTGGAGCCCCGTGGCTCATTTGGCTAGTACTCACCAAGATGAAAAATATATCGGGCTCAGGCTCTGGCCAATCATCGATGAGCATCGGTGGAGCGGGGCTGCGTCTGCGCTTTGTGCCGACGGCTATAGTTATGACCGTGCTGCTCATTGTTATTATCCTCGTAAGCTTATCGTTTGGGGGAACAAAAATACCGATCAGTGAATTGCTAAGCAGTCTGTTCCATAGGGGGGATCAATCCTATTCCGTTCTGCTGAATTTACGGCTTCCCCGTACACTCGTAGCGGCTGCAGGAGGGATCGCACTTGCAATCAGTGGTGTATTGATTCAGAGTGCTGTTCGAAATCCACTGGCAGATGCTTCTATTATTGGTGTGACCTCAGGGGCTGGCTTTGGTGCTTTGGCCGTAATGACCGTCTGGCCAGCATTGACGGTATTTGCAGTTCCGCTTGCCGCAATCGTGGGTGGGGCACTGGCTGCTGCTTTTGTCTTTTTTATGGCCTGGCGCAGGTCCTTGAATCCATCGGTTCTGATCTTGCTTGGAATCGCAGTCTCGGCTATTGCCTCTGCGGGAATCCAGGTTATGATCGTCAAAGGAAGTTTATGGAGCAGTAGCTCCTTAATTTGGTTAACTGGTTCGACTTATGGACGAAGCTGGAATCAATTTTACATCCTATTTGTATTCCTGCTTGTACTTGTACCGATTGCATACTATTTGGGACGGAAATGCGATTTGTTGGCATTTGGCGACGAGAGTTCAACAGGATTGGGCTTGCCGGTTCGAGGAACGCGGCTTTGGGCTATGATTATCGGTGTTTTGCTTGCAGCGGGAGCCGTTGCAAGTGTAGGAACAATAGGGTTCCTTGGACTCATGGCGCCGCATGCGGTGCGGATGATGATTGGTCATCATACGAGACGATCCATTGTTTTGTCAGGATTACTTGGCGGCTTGATGCTCGTTATTGCCGATACGCTCGGAAGAACCATAATGGCGCCGAAAGAAATCCCTTCAGGCCTTATTATTATGCTGATTGGGGCTCCGTATTTCTTGTTTTTAATGTACCGGTCACAGGTTAGAAAAGTTTAG
- a CDS encoding ABC transporter substrate-binding protein: protein MHKRLISLFMVIAIILVVSGCGTNQKNNSTSNAGATDKPAAENAGSESTSGPIVLKDSKGEITLDKPAQRVVVLEWTFTEDVIALGVQPVGNADNENYKLYVTSEAPLDANVTDVGSRDEPDLETIASLKPDLIIANTGGHEGIYDQLKSIAPTLIFGLYPNEGEGNQYTLMEDTFKTIAAAVGKTAEADKVLADLDAHYTDAKAKLADAGKEGLNYVLTQAYSYQNAATMRLFTDNSLAVQTLDRIGLKNDWKPENFEVYGFSTSTVEALPAVQDTNLIYIVQEDDNIFTKELKDNSVWNGLNFVKENRTFGLSSTTWVFGGPISSKVIVDEVVNTLTK from the coding sequence ATGCACAAAAGGTTAATTAGTTTATTTATGGTTATTGCTATTATATTGGTCGTATCAGGTTGTGGTACTAACCAAAAGAACAATTCAACATCGAACGCGGGAGCAACTGATAAACCAGCTGCTGAAAACGCGGGCAGTGAATCTACAAGCGGTCCTATTGTATTAAAGGATTCTAAAGGTGAGATTACGCTGGACAAACCTGCGCAAAGAGTTGTGGTATTGGAATGGACCTTTACGGAGGATGTTATTGCACTGGGAGTGCAGCCAGTAGGTAATGCAGATAACGAAAACTATAAGCTGTATGTGACTTCTGAAGCACCGCTTGATGCAAATGTGACTGATGTTGGTTCCCGTGACGAGCCAGATCTGGAGACGATTGCTTCATTAAAGCCTGATCTGATTATTGCCAATACGGGTGGGCACGAAGGAATTTATGATCAACTTAAAAGTATCGCTCCAACACTGATTTTCGGCTTGTATCCGAATGAAGGAGAAGGCAATCAGTACACGCTGATGGAAGATACTTTCAAAACGATTGCAGCGGCAGTAGGCAAAACTGCAGAAGCCGATAAGGTTCTTGCTGATTTGGATGCACATTATACAGACGCAAAAGCAAAGCTGGCTGATGCAGGTAAGGAAGGCTTGAACTATGTACTGACACAAGCATACAGCTACCAGAATGCAGCAACGATGCGTCTTTTTACAGATAATTCACTTGCGGTACAAACTTTGGATCGGATCGGTCTGAAAAACGACTGGAAACCCGAAAATTTCGAGGTTTACGGATTCAGCACCTCTACAGTTGAAGCATTACCTGCGGTTCAGGATACAAATCTGATCTACATCGTCCAAGAGGATGATAATATTTTCACGAAAGAACTGAAGGATAATTCCGTTTGGAATGGCCTTAACTTTGTAAAAGAGAATCGCACCTTCGGATTGAGCAGTACTACTTGGGTGTTCGGCGGTCCGATCTCCTCCAAAGTTATCGTGGATGAAGTTGTAAATACATTAACGAAATGA
- the licT gene encoding BglG family transcription antiterminator LicT gives MRIEKVLNNNVVTVIDDQNFELVVMGRGLAFKKKRGDFLEEDKIEKIFTLSNQKLSDKLKTLLSEIPIEHMELSEEIINFAKLQLGKMLDDSIYVSLTDHISFALERFSKGMKIKNAMLWEIKRFYKEEYEVGKAALQIIHSKLGVRLPEDEAGHIALHLVNAELNEEMPNMVNITKIMNDILNIVKRHFRLEYDEESLAYYRFITHLKFFAQRLINGTPPPDNENGLFILVKQQYKEAFASVEKIKIYIDKTYNRELTNDEMLYLTIHIERITNQIME, from the coding sequence ATGCGGATCGAAAAAGTGTTAAACAACAATGTTGTTACTGTCATAGATGACCAAAATTTTGAACTAGTAGTCATGGGAAGAGGACTGGCCTTTAAGAAAAAACGTGGAGACTTTTTAGAAGAAGATAAAATTGAAAAGATATTCACTTTAAGCAATCAAAAACTTTCAGATAAGCTAAAAACGCTGCTTTCTGAGATTCCAATCGAGCACATGGAGCTCTCAGAAGAGATTATCAACTTCGCCAAACTGCAGCTCGGTAAAATGCTGGATGACAGTATTTATGTTAGTCTGACAGATCATATCAGTTTTGCGCTGGAGAGATTCTCAAAAGGGATGAAGATTAAAAACGCCATGCTTTGGGAAATCAAAAGATTCTATAAAGAAGAATATGAGGTTGGGAAAGCTGCGCTTCAAATTATACATTCCAAGCTCGGAGTCAGACTTCCCGAAGATGAGGCTGGACATATTGCTCTCCATCTGGTGAATGCTGAACTAAATGAAGAGATGCCTAACATGGTGAATATCACCAAGATCATGAACGACATCCTAAATATCGTGAAGCGCCATTTCAGGCTAGAGTACGATGAGGAGTCCCTTGCTTATTACCGTTTTATCACTCATTTGAAATTTTTTGCACAACGTCTCATCAACGGTACTCCACCTCCTGATAATGAGAATGGCTTATTTATTTTGGTAAAGCAGCAGTATAAGGAAGCTTTCGCAAGCGTTGAGAAAATTAAAATCTATATTGATAAAACATACAATCGTGAGTTAACAAATGATGAAATGCTGTATCTGACCATACACATTGAAAGAATTACAAACCAGATCATGGAGTAG
- a CDS encoding beta-glucoside-specific PTS transporter subunit IIABC, with translation MSYEQLSKDIIQSVGGEKNINNVIHCATRLRFTLNDEQKADKENLEKMKGIIGVVSKGGQFQVIVGTHVADVYKEIAKSISPNSDSGENKVKKPIGTLIFDVISRSFSPLIGALAGAGMLKALLTVLASLHVLSADSETYKVLAGASNAVFYFLPIFLGITLSIRLGVNAYVGGSIGAALLEPNITGLASVESPHFLGIPLVISDYSSSVFPIFIAICIYALLDKQLRKFIHKDLQMFLVPMICLIVIVPLTILAFGPFGVNVGNLIGDAILFLSTKSGIVTGAIVGIAWTYLTVLGLHWGLVPIILENIAKGGDPIYAMAGMAIFAQLGVALGIFLKTKDKQLKTLAGSTFIPGALSGVTEPIIYGLLTRYKRTFIYVTIAGGVGGALSGLFKVKMEVFAFVSVLSLPAFSPLAVQAIIAGVTIVLAMVITMVFGYEDKKKVNIVEEKTNTEKSEVILSHAVKSSTVVSPLAGNVIPLTSVDDAAFASEAMGKGIAIEPTEGKLYSPVSGVVSTIFRTGHCIAVVSDKGVEVLIHIGIETVKLKGKYFDVKVQEGATVTQGDLLIEFDFEQIKNEGYQCTTPIIITNTANYSDVIGTNKTAITPGEDLLTVVV, from the coding sequence ATGAGTTATGAACAGCTAAGTAAAGACATTATCCAATCTGTCGGTGGGGAGAAGAATATTAACAATGTGATTCATTGTGCCACGCGACTAAGATTCACACTTAATGATGAGCAAAAAGCTGATAAAGAAAATTTGGAGAAAATGAAAGGGATTATTGGGGTAGTTAGCAAAGGGGGACAGTTTCAAGTTATAGTGGGTACCCATGTTGCTGATGTGTATAAAGAAATTGCCAAATCCATATCCCCTAACAGTGACTCTGGCGAGAACAAGGTAAAGAAACCCATAGGGACTCTGATTTTTGATGTTATTTCCAGAAGCTTCTCGCCTCTGATTGGTGCTTTAGCAGGTGCGGGTATGTTGAAAGCGCTATTAACTGTACTGGCTTCGTTACATGTTCTAAGTGCGGATAGCGAAACTTATAAAGTATTAGCGGGCGCTAGTAATGCCGTGTTTTATTTTCTACCCATTTTCTTAGGGATTACGTTATCGATTAGGCTGGGCGTGAATGCTTATGTGGGTGGTAGTATCGGCGCGGCCTTACTTGAGCCTAATATTACGGGATTAGCAAGTGTTGAATCTCCACATTTTTTAGGTATTCCTTTAGTAATTTCGGACTATTCATCAAGCGTGTTTCCGATTTTTATCGCCATCTGTATATACGCTTTATTGGATAAGCAGCTAAGAAAGTTTATACACAAGGATTTGCAGATGTTCTTAGTCCCTATGATATGTTTGATTGTGATTGTACCGTTAACTATTTTAGCGTTCGGACCGTTTGGCGTGAATGTAGGGAATTTAATTGGAGACGCTATTTTGTTCCTCAGTACGAAAAGCGGTATTGTTACAGGGGCAATTGTGGGAATAGCTTGGACATATTTGACTGTCCTCGGATTGCACTGGGGACTTGTGCCAATTATTCTTGAGAACATTGCTAAGGGTGGAGATCCGATATATGCAATGGCCGGCATGGCCATCTTCGCTCAGCTGGGTGTAGCGTTGGGGATCTTCCTGAAAACAAAAGACAAACAGTTGAAAACATTGGCCGGCAGTACATTTATACCAGGCGCGCTTTCAGGTGTGACAGAACCTATTATTTACGGATTGCTGACTCGTTACAAACGGACTTTCATTTATGTAACTATTGCGGGCGGTGTAGGTGGAGCACTTAGTGGTCTTTTCAAAGTGAAGATGGAAGTATTCGCATTTGTGAGCGTATTAAGTCTTCCCGCATTCTCTCCGCTGGCCGTTCAAGCGATTATAGCAGGTGTGACCATTGTATTGGCTATGGTAATTACCATGGTATTTGGTTATGAAGATAAAAAGAAAGTGAATATTGTAGAAGAAAAAACGAATACTGAAAAAAGCGAGGTTATCCTTTCTCACGCCGTGAAAAGTTCAACCGTTGTAAGCCCTCTGGCTGGTAATGTAATCCCTTTAACCTCAGTAGATGATGCTGCCTTTGCTTCTGAAGCAATGGGCAAGGGGATTGCAATTGAACCCACAGAAGGCAAGCTTTATTCACCGGTAAGTGGAGTTGTATCCACTATTTTCAGAACAGGTCATTGTATTGCGGTAGTATCGGATAAGGGTGTTGAGGTCCTGATTCATATCGGTATAGAAACCGTGAAGCTAAAAGGTAAATACTTTGATGTGAAGGTGCAAGAAGGAGCAACAGTTACACAGGGTGACCTATTGATTGAATTTGATTTTGAACAAATAAAAAATGAAGGTTATCAATGCACAACGCCGATAATTATTACCAATACGGCTAATTATAGTGATGTGATTGGTACCAATAAAACAGCTATTACACCGGGTGAAGATCTGCTGACTGTTGTAGTGTGA